The sequence TGGACGCTTACGAGGAGGAGCCGGACGGCGACGAGATTCGCACGGTGCTGCACCTGCATCCGGTGATCGCGCCGGTCAAGGTGGCCGTCTTCCCGCTGCTGAAGAACAAGCCGCCGCTGGTGGAAGTGGCGCGCCAGATTCATCGGACGCTCAAGCCCCATTTCGTGGCGCAGTACGATGAGGTGGGCGCGATTGGCCGCCGCTATCGCCGTCAGGATGAGATCGGCACACCGTTCTGCGTGACCGTTGATTTCCAGACCCTGGATGACCAGACGGTGACGCTGCGCGACCGCGACAGCATGCAGCAGCAGCGCGTGGCTATCGCTGATCTGGTCCATCTCATCAACGACGGGCTGGCGATAGACTATTAAAGGATGCTAGCGTGATGTGAGCGGTTGACTTGTAGCGCCGCCTTCCAGGCGGCTCAACGTTGGCCTGCCGGTACGTTGGCCTGGGGGGCGAACGCTCGCCCTGGCGAATCGTTGGCCGCCAGGAAGGGACGCGCGAGCGAGGCGCAGCCGAGCGAGCATGGCCGCGCCCAGCAGCGGCCCGCGACCGAGCGCAGCGAGGGAGAATGCGGGAACTGGGCTGCGCGAGCGACCAACGGGAGCGAGAGGACGGGGCAACAGCCGAGGCAAGCAGCCCAGGCCGCAGGCCCAGTTCCCGCAAGGGCCGCTCCCCAAAGGGGCGGTCAAGCGGCCCTTCCCGAAGGGGGGCGGCGCTACAAGTGGCTGCCTCTCGCATGCAACAGGATTGAGTATGAAACGCAAGCGTCTGGTGTTCGGGCTGCTCTTCAGCAGCGCGATTGGGCTGGTGGCCGAGCGGCGGGCTGCGCTGACGCGCAGCGGCGCGGTGGGCGCGATGCTGACCGGCACGACGATCTTTGGCTTTGGCGGCCTGTCCTGGGGTCTGACCCTGATCTATTTCTTTCTCTCCTCGACCTTCCTCTCCCATTTCAGAGAGCGCGAAAAGAGCGCGGTGGCGGCGGATAAGTTTAGCAAGGGCGCTCGGCGCGATCTAAGCCAGGCGCTGGCAAATGCGGGCGTGGCGAGCGCCGCCGCGCTGGCCTATGGTCTTCGGCAGCGTTCCCCTGGCCCGGCGCCCGCGTCATGGCTCGCGGTTTTTGTTGGCGCGCTGGCGACGGCAAACTCCGATACCTGGGCGACTGAGGTAGGGACGCTCAGCAAAGAGCCGCCCCGGCTGATTACCACCGGCCAGCCGGTTGCGCCGGGAACCTCCGGTGGTGTGACCTTGCTGGGGACAGGCGCGGCGCTGGCCGGAGCCGCCAGCGTGGGCCTGGTCGCCGAGGCATTGGGCGCTGGCAAGGGCGCGGCGCTGCGCGGGCGGCTGACCCTGCTGGGTCTGCTCGGCGGGATGGCTGGGACGCTCACCGATAGCCTGCTTGGCGCAACGGTGCAGGTGATGTACTGGTGTCCGCGCTGCCAGCAAGAGACGGAACGGCGCGCGCATAGCTGCGGCCAGGCGACAATCTATCTGCGCGGCGTTCGCTGGCTGGATAACGATGCTGTCAACGGTGTCAGTACGGCGGCTGGCGCTGCGGTGGCTGTGCTGGTCGCCAGAGCCATCACCCGGCGCGCTTAGCCGCTGCTGCGCGTATAAATCGCAATCGAAATGATCCCCCCGATCAGAAAGAGCAGCGAGAGCGTCCCCAGCAGGACGATCAACAGGGGCGCGCTGCCATTGCCATTGCTTGAGGGCGGCG comes from Ktedonobacterales bacterium and encodes:
- a CDS encoding DUF92 domain-containing protein, which encodes MKRKRLVFGLLFSSAIGLVAERRAALTRSGAVGAMLTGTTIFGFGGLSWGLTLIYFFLSSTFLSHFREREKSAVAADKFSKGARRDLSQALANAGVASAAALAYGLRQRSPGPAPASWLAVFVGALATANSDTWATEVGTLSKEPPRLITTGQPVAPGTSGGVTLLGTGAALAGAASVGLVAEALGAGKGAALRGRLTLLGLLGGMAGTLTDSLLGATVQVMYWCPRCQQETERRAHSCGQATIYLRGVRWLDNDAVNGVSTAAGAAVAVLVARAITRRA